Proteins encoded within one genomic window of Eurosta solidaginis isolate ZX-2024a chromosome 1, ASM4086904v1, whole genome shotgun sequence:
- the LOC137238619 gene encoding uncharacterized protein: MESAETKSKCDRATREQLEHYVFFYSANPEIGLGKNNPRSPQQMRSLWAQLAEELNALRGPTRSAEKWKETLGVWKSQLRTRARRIKISQRVTGGGPQCKSLNEFEDRALATFGLLAVDGAGLGSSGLNSPPQELPARTSSIFQSPSPADSDTQSPSRILAMSPLNSPTVLPQQNYASDLFVAMWSPSSPETNAESASFEPSMPGMTPLEPDTENAGVLNGSSVRMSRAERSKLKSTLMSDISKRIVLKNDGKEERRNSVRSIVKRFKLSQF; the protein is encoded by the exons ATGGAGTCTGCAGAAAc aaaatcAAAGTGCGATCGTGCTACGCGCGAACAATTGGAGCACTACGTGTTTTTTTATAGTGCTAACCCTGAAATTGGGTTAGGAAAAAATAACCCCAGGTCACCGCAACAAATGCGCTCTCTATGGGCTCAACTGGCAGAGGAGCTAAACGCCTTAAGAGGACCAACACGTTCTGCAGAAAAATGGAAGGAA ACGCTTGGAGTATGGAAGAGCCAGTTACGTACACGTGCACGACGTATAAAAATTAGCCAAAGGGTTACTGGTGGTGGTCCACAATGCAAATCACTTAATGAGTTCGAAGATCGCGCTTTGGCTACTTTTGGCTTATTAGCGGTTGATGGTGCCGGTTTAGGAAGTAGTGGACTGAACTCGCCACCACAAGAACTACCAGCAAGAACATCGTCCATATTCCAGAGTCCGTCACCAGCTGACAGTGATACACAATCTCCAAGCCGTATCCTTGCGATGAGTCCTTTGAATTCGCCAACGGTTTTGCCGCAGCAAAACTATGCATCAGACTTATTTGTAGCAATGTGGAGCCCATCATCGCCGGAGACTAATGCTGAATCAGCAAGTTTCGAACCATCGATGCCTGGTATGACACCTCTTGAGCCAGATACTGAA AATGCTGGAGTTTTGAATGGAAGCTCAGTCCGTATGTCtcgcgcagaacgaagcaaacTTAAAAGTACTCTAATGAGCGATATAAGCAAACGAATAGTTTTGAAGAACGACGGGAAAGAAGAGAGGAGGAACAGCGTCAGGAGCATCGTGAAACGATTCAAGCTATCACAATTTTAA
- the LOC137238620 gene encoding putative nuclease HARBI1: protein MEEDLLLLLLLCEDEEHEENRDRSSENVFVQHFRLTRSLCRRLIDDLEPHHDQQTSLPITIRVLSVLNFFANGSYQTCVGNNYTMPMSQASFSRSLKSVAKLIVRVKGSEIEFPRTVEEENIVKTGFFRKFGIKSTIGAIDCTHIAIVAPPSNNMERPLSQYLNRKGYYSINVEAVCDHRLRFTFLNANFPGATHDSGIWATSDLREYLIRKHNASSTSNQRESWLIGDQGYPLEPWLLTPVANPSTTKERKFNKIHASGRNCIEREFGVVKSRFRCLLKHRVLHYSHEIAAAIITSCVILHNIMAKADMAEDVDIVEDDHEFERDPNDSTQYTREGERTRSRYISTL from the exons ATGGAAGAAGACTTATTACTTTTGCTGTTATTGTGTGAAGATGAGGAACATGAGGAAAATAGAGATCGCTCGAG TGAAAATGTGTTCGTTCAACATTTCCGTTTGACCCGTTCTTTGTGCCGTCGCCTTATTGATGACTTGGAACCGCACCATGATCAACAAACCTCCTTGCCAATAACGATCCGTGTTCTATCGGTATTGAACTTCTTTGCTAATGGATCGTACCAAACATGCGTGGGCAACAATTACACTATGCCTATGAGCCAGGCGTCTTTTTCCAGAAGTTTGAAATCTGTGGCAAAACTAATTGTGAGAGTTAAGGGCAGTGAAATCGAGTTTCCCCGCACAGTCGAAGAAGAGAATATTGTTAAAACAGG GTTTTTCCGGAAATTCGGCATAAAAAGTACAATAGGTGCAATTGATTGCACCCACATTGCCATTGTTGCTCCGCCTTCAAACAATATGGAGCGTCCGTTAAGCCAATACCTAAACCGAAAAGGCTACTACAGCATTAATGTTGAAGCG gtATGCGACCATCGCTTGCGTTTTACATTTCTAAATGCCAACTTTCCAGGAGCGACACATGACTCAGGCATATGGGCAACGTCTGACCTACGCGAGTATTTGATACGCAAGCATAACGCCAGTTCTACTTCCAACCAAAGGGAATCATGGCTCATTGGAGATCAAGGATACCCTTTGGAACCATGGCTTCTCACACCAGTTGCAAACCCAAGTACCACGAAAGAACGGAAGTTTAATAAGATACATGCATCTGGAAGAAATTGTATAGAAAGAGAATTTGGTGTTGTGAAATCGCGTTTTAGGTGCTTGCTTAAGCATCGAGTGCTACATTATTCTCACGAAATAGCTGCTGCTATTATTACGAGCTGCGTCATATTGCACAACATCATGGCAAAAGCTGATATGGCAGAGGACGTAGATATCGTTGAAGATGATCATGAATTCGAAAGAGATCCAAATGACTCTACTCAGTACACCCGCGAGGGAGAGAGAACACGGTCTAGATACATATCAACTCTTTAA